CTCTAATGCGATTCATGTGCGTGAGCAAGAGCTTTCAATCTCTCATATTGGATCCACGATTCGAGAGAATGCATCTTCAAAACTCGCGCAAAAGCACCAATTTCTTGTTAGGTTACGTAAATGGAGGTGAAACTTCCTATGTCGTTCCCGCACCGATCAGTTATTTGATTGAAGATTCAACATCCTTCTTTGATGGTGATATTATCAATGGATCTAAAGCTCATTGGAAAAAGGATCGGGTTCTTGGTTCATGCAATGGCTTAGTCTGTTTGGCTAAATGGAACGAAAATGGAATCATGTTTAACTTATGGAACCCCGCAACAAAAAAAGAATTTGGAAACCTAACACTTGCTGAGAAAGACAACCTTGTCATGTTAGGGTTCGGCTACGATAACTCAAGGCATAGCTACAAAGTGGTAGCAATAGTTGGCAATTTGAATACCGTAGATCAACTTCCTTATAGAACCTTAATTGGCAGCCCGAATGACGAACGTGGTTGGAGAGAAATTCAAGATTTTCCAACTGTATCTACTTCAGTGGAAGGTGATGCAGTATACCTAAACAACACTCTTAACTGGTTAGGGATACCAACTTATAATGACTCTGATGATGATATGGACTCTTTTCTTACACTGAAGGACGTGGTGATTGTTTCGCTTGATCTTGAGACAGAGACATACAGAGAGATGTTGCTTCCTCGAGAACTTAATAATGGTGTGTTCATAGGATATTTCTGCTGTTTCTTTGAGCAGCTCCATTGCAATGAAGGTCCACTTATTGGGGTTTTGGGTGGttgtttaagtgtttttgttCATAACCGCGAGACAAAAGATTTCAGCATATGGCAGATGAAGGAGTTTGGGAATCGAAGATCTTGGACTCTTTTGCTGAACACATCTCTTGAAGATCTTGGAGTTAACATGGACGAACCATATAGCATCTTGCTGCCTCTGTGCATGGTTGAGAATGATCGTGACATCGTCATCATTCACAGTTCATTTCAAGAGTGTGTGAAGCAAACAATAGTTTATAATATGAGAGACAACACAGTA
This sequence is a window from Vigna angularis cultivar LongXiaoDou No.4 chromosome 2, ASM1680809v1, whole genome shotgun sequence. Protein-coding genes within it:
- the LOC108327306 gene encoding F-box/kelch-repeat protein At3g23880, whose product is MENNDKGVLCEDMLREILSRLPVKSLMRFMCVSKSFQSLILDPRFERMHLQNSRKSTNFLLGYVNGGETSYVVPAPISYLIEDSTSFFDGDIINGSKAHWKKDRVLGSCNGLVCLAKWNENGIMFNLWNPATKKEFGNLTLAEKDNLVMLGFGYDNSRHSYKVVAIVGNLNTVDQLPYRTLIGSPNDERGWREIQDFPTVSTSVEGDAVYLNNTLNWLGIPTYNDSDDDMDSFLTLKDVVIVSLDLETETYREMLLPRELNNGVFIGYFCCFFEQLHCNEGPLIGVLGGCLSVFVHNRETKDFSIWQMKEFGNRRSWTLLLNTSLEDLGVNMDEPYSILLPLCMVENDRDIVIIHSSFQECVKQTIVYNMRDNTVLTSRNVTRNLLWIYPFDYVESLISPIA